From a single Sorghum bicolor cultivar BTx623 chromosome 5, Sorghum_bicolor_NCBIv3, whole genome shotgun sequence genomic region:
- the LOC8076790 gene encoding uncharacterized protein LOC8076790, protein MAIRGGAIAALLLVALLALSSSASAQFVSRKPSKQPQRTSTPGDPKKPPRNGKFTTVVANRHHKRNYEITCTTDWGASCYVKCPARCPNKCLAYCAYCLTFCMCDLMPGTSCGDPRFTGADGNTFYFHGKKDESFCLVSDDRLHINARFMGNHNADSGRDFTWVQALGVTFGAGDGTHSHRLYVGARRAAEWDEDEDHVVVALDGEPVDVEPSKGARWASSAVPGLTVTRTDAAANAVVVELDGAFAISANAVPITDEDSRVHAYGKTGKDSLVHLDVSYQFHGGLTKDVDGVLGQTYRPDYVNKLDISAKMPVMGGADKYRSSGLFATDCAVSRFRRAGGGADAGGFTSFAS, encoded by the exons ATGGCCATCCGTGGAGGAGCCATTGCCGCTCTGCTGCTGGTGGCGTTGCTGGCGCtgtcgtcgtcggcgtcggcgcagtttgtctccCGGAAGCCCAGCAAGCAGCCCCAGAGGACGTCGACGCCGGGGGACCCCAAGAAGCCCCCTCGCAATGGCAAGTTCACCACCGTCGTCGCCAACAGGCACCACAAGCGCAACTACGAGATCACCTGCACCACCGACTGGGGCGCCTCCTGCTACGTCAAGTGCCCTGCTCGCTGCCCCAACAAGTGCCTCGCCTACTGCGCCTACTGCCTCACCTTCTGCA TGTGTGATCTGATGCCGGGCACCTCGTGCGGCGACCCGCGGTTCACGGGCGCCGACGGCAACACCTTCTACTTCCACGGCAAGAAGGACGAGAGCTTCTGCCTCGTCTCCGACGACCGCCTCCACATCAACGCGCGGTTCATGGGCAACCACAACGCCGACTCCGGCCGCGACTTCACCTGGGTGCAGGCGCTCGGCGTCACCTTCGGCGCCGGCGACGGCACCCACAGCCACAGGCTCTACGTGGGCGCGCGCAGGGCCGCGGAgtgggacgaggacgaggaccacgTGGTGGTGGCGCTGGACGGCGAGCCCGTCGACGTCGAGCCGTCCAAGGGCGCGCGGTGGGCGTCGAGCGCCGTGCCGGGGCTGACCGTCACGCGCACCGACGCCGCCGCCAacgccgtcgtcgtcgagctCGACGGCGCGTTCGCCATCTCCGCCAACGCCGTGCCCATCACCGACGAGGACTCACGCGTCCACGCCTACGGCAAGACGGGGAAGGACTCGCTCGTGCACCTCGACGTCTCCTACCAGTTCCACGGCGGCCTGACCAAGGACGTCGACGGCGTGCTCGGACAGACCTACCGCCCGGACTACGTCAACAAGCTCGACATCAGCGCCAAGATGCCCGTCATGGGCGGCGCCGACAAGTACCGCTCATCGGGGCTCTTCGCCACGGACTGCGCCGTCTCACGGTTCCGCCGTGCCGGCGGTGGCGCTGACGCCGGCGGCTTCACCTCCTTCGCCTCGTAA